ATCACTTGCGCATTATGTGATTGGctaacatcattgtttcttgtTGAATGTACTAAAGAGAAGATACGTGTATCCGAATATCAAACTATCGTCGGTGGGTGTTCGACATTATTTTGCATACATGTCAGGTCGCTATGCGTATGATTGCTAAATATAAACGGGACTTCGAAGAAATAACGATAAGGAGTCATCGTCCGAAATAAGGTTAAATCCACTAGCCGTAATTGATGTTGGATATCGTCCGATTTTATAACCCTTTGAAAGGTTAGGATCGGTTATAGccattttgcttatgaaaacaCGTTGTAGACGATCGTATTTGAGGGAAATTGGAAACCTTTGTACGAGCCGGCTCGACGGTTATATCTCGGCTCTTATGTTAACTTTCTTACATAATTTTCCGCCATATTATTTTCAACGAATACAAATGTTTAAGAAAAGTGGAGAATGCAAGAGAAGTGGagaattcttgaaaaataaaatctaCAAGGAAGAAGTGGAAAATTCGAGAGAAATATACGAATACAAATCTAAAAATTATTGGAGAATGCAAGAGAAGTGGagaattcttgaaaaatgaagTCTCTGAGCGAAAGTGGAGAATTTTCTACAAATCGTAAGCTGGTATATAAAACAAATGATTCACGGACCTTTGATTGTCATAATGTTgatgttgaaaaaatatatgtacTCTTTGATTTTACGAATGCATGCTTGATTTGACGATTGCATGGCGGTGTTTGGCATGCATTACATTACGCCTTAACAACAATAATTTTACAAATTATTTTACTATTTTGCTTTTACGGTTGCATGCGTGATTTGACGTACTctggcaaaaaaaaatttcaagaatcaattaTTCTTTGCGTTAGCCGGCCAGTTCAAAAAATGAATTGTTGCAAAACGTAGGCAGGCCAACGTTTTGAGAAAATGAATTGGATCGTTTTTGCAACAAAACATTTTGTTGTAAAACGTTGGCGAGGAGAACATGCGTCCCCCGAGCGGCGGCCATGGACCTGTAATAATGCGGCTAAACATATGTACTTCCTTACTTCAACATTAGACTTGGTTGGATCTTGGATAGTCTTGATTATGTCCTAAagcctaaaaaaaataaaaaaattaaataacaagatttgaTAGTGGTCTAATGGAATGTAATGTACGTACCGACATTTGATGTGTTGGTATCCTCTAGGCACATTATGTGCGGATTTTCTATAAAAGTGAGCGAGTGACGGATACCAATAAAAATACTCGATAATGACTACGGGTCTTCGGTTTCATACTCGGCTACCCTTTTGCGACGATTTTCCCACAAAAAGCTCGCGTGTGTGCAAAATTTTGTTGAACCTCATTTGTTATAGCATACCGTTTATCACGTTTGTAATGAGAAAGATCAATCTCGGCACATGGTCCGAGAATATGTTGCTTCTAATAAATAAATGTGCCACTCTCGATAGATCCCACAAATAAGGGGAACTTGGCCACGCGGGGCGACACTCGGGGAGTTTGATGGCCTTgtgaaagaacataaaattacatgataataaaataaataaattacacaCAAGCGTAACAATTATATCAAAACGCCATTAACAaccataattatgataaaatacacGACCGTCTGTTAGGTTGTCCAATACGTCCCTCACGTATGGGTAGCACAACACGTGCCTCGTTTCGCGAGCTTTACGATGAGTCCACTTTCGTGCAAGAGCGTGTGGGCCGAAGGGCCACAGGTGGTGGGCTGCGTCGGTATAATGCTCCCCCCAaacctatattaaaaatttaaaataaatacataaaaaccttATAACTACCAAATAGGACAAcgaaataaaattatataattttaaaggtCACGTACTGAATCTCTCTCTTCGACGAAGCGCGGCATaaacaaatatacaaatatgacaATGCTTTCACACACACTTGTCTACTCGTTGCTAATCACGCATATAGTCTAAATTAAGTGTCAGTTATCCGGAAATATCGTCTTGCCAAAAGCCATAGCAAGTACAACCTAACATTGTTGCCTGCGCGACAATTTACGGGGTCGATGCGTAATGTCATCTAAGCCTTTAACATATTCTCTCCTACTAACACCATTAAACAATCCGGACGGGTGCCCAAACGACCAATAGCTTGTGATTAATTGTTGCCCTTCAACAATACCTATATTTCTGCATTAACATCATTCGACCAACAACCGTACCAAACATGATCTCACTTGTAATGTGATGGTCGCCTCACCGTACGCGGATGAAATGTGTGCGTCTCGGGAATAAGTGCGGTAATCGGATACATAATCAAAATCCGCACGGGCCAAAGTAGTCAAGGATGCGAGGATGAAAAGGATGACTCTTCACGTGCTTCCAAAATTCGGTATCCGCGCGGCGTGGAAATATCATCCGGTCGGTCTGTCGAGGCACCATCCACACAGCACAGTGATCGATGCTTCTCCTAGAGTGTTAACACATAACATATTGGATGTACGCATACCCGTGGAAGCTCGCatttagataaaaaaaaaattaaagtcaaAGCAAGCTATTTGGAGTAacttactattaaaaaaaaattattattccaattttagcgAACAAATATGCACTCTAGATAAAGTCGACTTCCGTTCGCCTTATTTAGAAACTAACGATAGTGGACCACATTAATGCCTATAAAGGTATAGACAAAATCATTATCCACACTTAGACTTAGGTCCCATTAATAAAGCATTATCATGACACAAGTATCTTTATTTTGAcaattaaatttcattttcGAATATAAATATCACATTAAAGGGTATAACATTCCACAAAAATAATGTTGGACCGTTGATAATGTTAACCACTTAGGAGTAGATCTTCCTAAAGCTCTTATGTAAATATCTAAAGCGCACTAATTTTTAATTGGAGAAAACAAGTATTCAGTTGAGCATTGAAAAGGAAACATATGTATTATCGAAGAGTGTCACCAAATCGAAATTTTAtataacaatccacaaaaataacggtaacataacaacaaatttcttcaaaagtgctactaaacAAATCGGAAGCTTCTAACAATCATATCTTaagttcaaattaaaataacacaaataagacaaacatatatcttatacgtattaaaataacacaaataaaaaataacaattaagaTATATAAGACAAACAAATATTCTACATCTActagaaatatacaattatatgagctagaaaaaataccttaatttagaTAGCAACAAAAGATAAGGATGAACAAGTTGCTTcaaaattaggaaaaagaaaataaatggaggaGAAGGAAAAGGAGAAGGAGATCAAAATTCTGTAAGTTGAAGATGGAGGAAGAGGCGGAGGAGACGATGAAAACTTTAGGGCAACAACTGAATGAGAGTCGggagggatccacgttttacaaatatatatttgtataacgtggagggATTCACGTTttacacaaaatatattttgtaaaacgtggactgatccacgttttatggcaattttttttttcggtttcgtTGAATctgacaaattaaaaaaaaaagttggggtataacgtggatcagcccacgttataccccttttggtatataaatttttgcagTTTATCTAgtgtatttttatacattttagGATTAATATTTACTATTAGTTAAGACTGTGAAAATGCGAACCATTGTGATTTGTCTTCGGCTTGACATATCCTCTAATTAAAGAAAAgagttttaagttatatgtatcaTTAAGCATCAGATTATTTTGACAAGTTTGGAGTCTAATAGCTGCGGTAATTCCAGCTTGAATACTATATATTTGAGTTGTCGAGTTTAAATGTTCGTTGTTGCACTTTAGGATTAGGTCGGTTGGTCCGCCGCAGGTGTATATCTGCCATCTCGTCCTTTCTGTAGACGATGCGCTTGTGGCCTTAATTAGCAGGATCGTGCTTCTgacattatttttcttgaagaaattaGAGTGCTCAAAGCAAGTctacacaatttttattttctttttcttggtagTGATACTTGATTTCTTGATCAAAGCATTATTAAGGTTCCTACTAGTTTATATCCAGACAATTATAAATCCTTTGCTTCAAGAATACAGGCAAAATGATTATGACATTTGTATGCAAcatttcattaattatactCCGTAGAGAAGGTGTGGCACTCAAATTAAgctttaaataaataaacaaattctGCGAAAGTGATGGCTTATTCATCTACATATCCCATTTATCTAGCAGTCCCAAATGTGGGGTCAATCATATCAATTTCACATTGAGCTGACAAATGTGTTGCTATATTATTATTGAATACATTATTGAAAGATGTATATATGTGGGGATACAGAAAAGACCAGTCATGACTCATGATTAATTAGCTAGAGCTTATCTAGCCAACATTTTGGTATGATTGATAAGTATGGTACACAGCACATAACAAAAGTTCAAATAGGGATGAGACCAATCGACCATGGTATCTGTCGTGTCTTAATTTTGGCATAGGTAACAAGATAAATGTCTAAAGAGAAATGATCAATTTTATCTCGGTACTATtttggagggagtatttttGTTTTCGgttaaattttttatcttttttgtatTGTTAAGAAAAAAGTCTCGTTTGTATCCTTCACTTCTTATGAATCTCCAATATAAGGTTAATTTTAAACCATAGTGACAAATTAATGAATAAATTTATGtcattttttcttgaagaatttGACGGAGTCCGCTTGTTTCACACTGAAGCTTCGTTAATGGCACAATACAAGGTGATTTGCTATCGATAAGGCATGAGATAACTCAAGTGTAACGGATACCAAAGTTCAGCAAATTGGAATATTAATGAGATAAATTTGGATCttttttcatgtttaaaagAAATTAGATGTAATAAtcatatgtatttgtttttaCTTGCTTGATTAGCCAAGGACTAAATAATCCGACATTTGATTGTGGAAACGGCTATCGGTTGGACCAAGTCGTCCAAAATCGCCGTCTAATACTGTCAATACAATGACAAGTATTCTCcatctttattttttctaataaaTAAAAGCGATGTTATTGATTTGTTGTGTTTCGATTAATTTACCAGATATCTGTTATCTTCCATCAGTAAAGGTATATTCATGAGTTACTGTGTCCGTCAAATGCTTTTAGATAAAAAGGTAGGCATAAACTACCTATTTTATAAaactcttctctctcttttctagCTCTTTCAAGTGTAATTATATAGTTTCTGTAGTGCAAGGAAGTAATCAACAATTTGATGTGCATTTTCTTTCTATAATGATAACTTTTTGTGATGCTTATCTGCTGACAAAGAACTTGAAAGggaatataaataattaatcgGACATGATCAAAATCCTGCTTGATTTTGTAATTCGGCTAGTTCTCATGCAAGGTCTTTGTTGATAACATATTAAGCATGGCTAATTAATTTGGACATAATAGAAATATTTATTAACTTGTCTCTGAAGGGGAAATTTAGAAGACTTGTTCCAATAGTTAAAGTAGCACACATCGACAATAGATAAATAAAACATCGTTTTTGGTCATGTCTTATCGATTTTAAATGCACCAGTATATATGTAGGTACGAAACTATGGTGAGTGACGATATTAAAAATAAGAGGTAGACTTAAAATCACGTGGAAGGAATTATCTCCAATGACCTATGTTCTCTAGAAATTCATGCATATCGACTTTTCGAAAGACAGGCTCAATGGAAAGAAACGTCTTCATAAGCAATACCTATTATTGAGAATATATTTTAGAAATGCATGTTAACACTTTTAttgtaggtttttttttttttgagtggtTAGCTTTTTACCGATTTACACatttagaaaatatagaaaaagttaCACTTCGTGTGTCTctctctgtatatatatatatatataatcgagCAAAACTTGTTTTTAGATTTCTAAATTCGTGTTGATCGAGTCATTTGGGATCATAAACCAAATCTTTATGAAGTCCCTTCACCTTTTGCAActttagtttttgaaaaaagacTGTTTAGGGACAAAGTCAAGCTTTATACtacaatatttaatatattatgTACTATATATTAtcctttgacccaaaaaaatatacaaaatgaCAAAGTTGGTGTGTTGCTTAAAAAGTCtacttgttcatttttgttAAATGGAAGACATTTCGCAAGtgttcttttaaaaatcttctTGTTCCATTGAAGAATTTCTTGGTCAAAATACCCTTTTAATAGATTTGTCCAGTATTTGCAATAAATTAAAGGGAACAGAAAGTGAAAAAGTATTCGAAAAGAAAAAGACCAGTAAGAAAGGGAGAAAATGGATAAAATGGCATAGTCATTAAAATATATCTCTAATCAATTTTGTCATTTGAATGTGTCAAAAAAGAATGATTGTTAGatttaatgagaatatttttaaaaaattgcagAAACTCAcatttgatttattttatgatgtCTAGTGCAAATTTTGAAGGTGTAGTTTATGTTAGTTTTGATACATTTCTAGTGTTTGATGTAGTCTTTATAGATTTCACGAAAACTTCATTGAGTTTTTGGAtccttttattaaatttaatccCTAGGGTTCAAAAAAGATTTGATGAAGATTAAAAGTGctaattttgacaaatttaaagaATCAATACTATCTTTTATCACTTGTACCCTGATTAATTCGAATGCATTCCGCGTAGACTCAATTAATCCAAATTTACGCTGGATAAGACCCGTTAATGAAAAGAGCgcttcatattaaaaaaattactttcaaaaCTTGAACCCGAAACCTATAATTAAGTACTTAAGAGAATCATATAAATTTACTAGCAAATACAACGTAccattttttgtcattttctcataaaaagGGTCAAGAAAAAAGCCTATTAATGGATATTGAGCGTACATTCTTCATAACACATTACTATATTATTCTCATATTCCTCCAATAAGTacactctaatcaatattgattatttttaagaatattaatattaagagtaagatgaaaaaaatttaataaatttaatttaattttataaatgaatAAGTGATTTGGGAGTACCATACCATCTATTACAAACAATTATATACACCCAACTCCAACAAATGGGTAGCATCATCATACCTACAAAGCCACACATATAGTAATAATTCACCAAGCCTATTATACATTCACATCGCCTAACAACAAGAAGcttaaaaattcaatctttataCATTTGGGTGTTATATTTGAGACAATTTTCTGGTTAGTTCTTGTAACTATTCTTCTTATGCACAAATTCccagtttttttcttttctttgtgttgttgtgatcttttgTTGGGTTTATGGTGTTATTACCAATAATCTAAGCATTATGGCTTTCTATGGTGATTTAGTATTAGGAGTTTTTCTAGGTAATTTTAAAAcagaatttttattttcttttggcgAATGGTTTTCTTGGTTTTGCTGTGTATGGCAAAAAGATAGGTAATTACTAGTTGTAAAATTGAATATTTTTCTTGGGTTTATGGACTTATTATAAGCAAAAATCTCAGCTTTTTAGCTTGCAATGGTGGTTTAATAATAGGACTTGTTTTGGGTAATtcaaagaaagattttttttgttctttttattttcttttgtggaATGGTTTTCTTGGTTTTGCTATGTATGGCAAAAAGATTGGTAATTACTAGTAGAATTGAATATTTTTCTTAGGTTTATGGAGTTATTAGCAAAAATTTCAGCATTATAGCTTTCTATGGTGATTTAGTATTAGGAGCTGTTCTGGCTAATtcaaggaaattttttttttttttggttttgttgtgtatgataaaaaaaataggttagtttggaattgatgATAGTCACAGCATTGTGTTCTTCCAATGCTAGTTTAGCTGTAGGAGTTTCTTGGTAGCTAAAATGAaggttctttcttttcttgattggGAAACTTTTTCTGATTAATGGTTGTGTATGGCAGAGAGATAGGGATTAATAGTCAAATTGATGATAACTCAGCATTAGAGTCTTCAATAGCAGTTTAGCTTTAGGTGTTTATTTAGTTTTCGTCTCGTTTTGGGGTTTCTTTGGGTTAGGGTAGGAGATGTCGGGAGGGCAAACACTACGGGGGTGGTGGGGATGGGGCCTATGCGGGGTGGGGGGTGGACGTGAGTTGTGTTGGAGGGTGCGGAGGAGACATTTAATGTGAAATTCCATTTATAGAATTTGTTTTTCCTGCTTCTACTaaagaagtcattttcctcatctTTAAGTAACTtcttttcctagagaaaatgtttcccaaaaattttgaccaaccgaataggggaaaattggaaacgccataccaaacacacccttaatctaCAAGTTTCATCAGGGAACAGTGCATTGGGTTTTATTTGACTTTCTTGTATGCAGGGTTGAAAGGTGTGGGAGGGCATGCGGATGCGGGTTGATCAATCGGATTACATGGAGGAGGTGACTGATTCATCGGATGAATTTGAGGGGGACTTAGATAATGAGGACACAAACCTTGATGACGATGATATGGTTAGTAAAACATAACTTGATTTACTTATTCCCTCATTTAGCCTCTATTGAATGTTGCCTTGTTCCTCATTGGTTGTTTATAGTTCAGCTAATTATTGCTTTTGCATATGTTAGACTTGACTCGCTTGTTGATACTTATGTTATTCAAAGGTCCATGATTTGAACATATTTTATTTCTGATGTTTTCTTAGCCAACAAAAGTGACTGATACATCAGCTGCACAAGCAAGGAAAGGGAAAGATATACAAGGTATCACATGGGAGGGATTGAACGTAACCAGGGAAAGCTACAGATTGACAAGGCTCGAACAGTACAGAAATTATGAGAACATCCCTTCGTCAGGGGAAGCTGTGGATAAGGTCTCCGACACTGcaatttttatacaatttatttGGCTAAAGGGCTTCCAATTAGTGAGATTCTCATCATTGCTGGTCATTTACACATTTTCAGGAATGCAAACAAGTGGAGAAGGGTGGCAACTTCTACGAATTCTTTTACAATGCTAGATCGGTGAAGCCTACGATACTCCATTTTCAGGTCTGCATTTACTCTGCATACACTACGATAAATATTCTTACAATTCATCGGCATGAAGTAGAAAAGGAGTTAAAGAGAAAGATCACGTTCTTACAATTTTCATGTTCTATGCCTGACACAGTTTTCTTGTGTAGTATTTTTTGTTTTCCCATTCATATtcaaatgaaaaagaagtggTTTATTTGTTTACTCCAgtgattgaaaaaaataattaggtttCCAAATGAATTATATCTCTATTTCGCTATTCATGTCAATTGTTATCATCTAAGTGGTTAGATACCATATGCGATGGTTTCGGCGGCTAGCATCTTTTACTTACAGTTTCAAAGATTGGATCTTTTTTCTGTGGTATTTGCCACCTAAGTAATggcccttttaaaaaaaataatttggggTCAATTTTCTTTGTGGAGATCTTTCAATGACTTCTTATGACTCTTGTTGGCAGCTAAGGAACTTGGTGTGGGCAACTTCAAAACATGACGTGTATTTGATTTCGAACGATTCACTTATGCATTGGTCTTCAATTTCCCGCAACCTCTCAGAAGTTGTCAACTTCTCTGGACATATAGTACCAACAGAGGTAACTGAAAaccttctttatttttgttatgcTTTTACTTCTTTTTCCCTCCTCTTATGCGTgatgtacaacaacaactacaacatacccagtgtgatcccacCAGTGGGGTCTGGAGAGAGTGGGGTGTACACAGACCTCACCCCTACCTTTgtaaggtagagaggttgtttccgatagaccttCGGCTCAAggaaagagtttatcaaaacaGGGTTGACAAATACAAGAATAAAAAACGCTATGATGAAAGTGtcgaagaaaagaaaagtattgACAGCAAAGTGAAGATAACCAAAGTAAAAGAAACGACAATAGTTGAAGAATAAAATAATGATACAATGTAATAATAATCCTCTTATGCAGGATGTAGCATGGGAAAAATTGACTCTTGTGTGCATATGCCTTTTCAGTACTCTGATTTATGGCTTTGTTGGTGGGGTCCGTATGAGAGTATCCTCCAGCGTTCGCCACCGCAACACAGAAAGTAGTTCCTActgattttttcctttttaacatTTGCCTCTTTGCTTGCATAACTATATCTTCTCTTTCTGCTTCGTTTTTACCTACTCCTTTGTGTTGCTTTGGGCCTCTAGAAACATGCAGGAAGTTTGTTAGAGGGTCTGACACAAACCCAAATCAGCACGATGGCAGTGAAGAACCGTTTTGTGGTTGCTGGGGGCTTCCAAGGGGAACTCATTTGTAAGGTAGTTGGGATACTTTCCTGTTTCTCTTAATGACTGCTAATATTTGAGACTAGCTGGACTAGTGAAACAGAGCTGGTTTGTTGGTGGAAACAGATTTTAAAAAAGTCCTTTCagctaatagcctgtttggccaagcttcttcAAGGCGgccaaaagtgttttttaatttttatttttttaaaaaaaattgcttgtTTTTCAAAGTTGAGGcgtttggtcaagcttttaggagaagaaaaagtgcttttgagtaAAAGCAGAAGTTGttcttgagaagctgaagaagTAGCTTCttctcaaaagcacttttgagaaaatacaattagaaacactttttaaaagcttggccaaacactaattgctgctcaaaagtgcttttcaaattgatcagagccaaacacaaactgattttcgccaaaagtactttttgaaaagcactttccAAAATAAggtgattttagaagcttggccaaaggCTATTAGTCCTACTGATTACTATGTACATTCTTGTGGTATTTTCTTAACTTTACTTCAAATATTACAGAGTTTGGACAAGCCAGGGGTTAGCTTCTGTGCAAGGACCACTTATGAGGATAATGCAATCACAAATGCCATTGAGATATACGAAAGTGTCAGGTACATAGTATGAATGTTATAATAATCAGTTGTTGAGCTTAGTTTGAAACTTCAACTGATGAAAGTTAAGTATAAACATTGTGCAGTTGTGGGCCTCGTTTTATGGCAGCCAACAATGACTGTGGTGTGAGAGAGTACGACATGGAAAAATTTCAGCAAATGAACCACTTCTGCTTCCCTTGGCCAGTCAATGTCAGTTTTTTACGTGCTTTTACTGCAACTTATTGTTCTTCCCATTTCTTTGCCTTTTTTGACTTCCTATCATTAGTTACTTTTGTAGTTTTTGGTTGTCCACGaagtataaatattattgtccTCCTCCtctgcatcatcatcatcaccatctaTTTTGTTGGTGAGCTAGATTAGTTGCATGAATTTCTAGTATAAGGCCTTTTCTTAATTAAATGAAATTCTAGTATGAGGCTTTAGATGCACTACAAACTTTCTGGAATAAGTTGAGGCTGCAAGTGATTATTTAAGTTCTTTCTTATTTACTCTGTGATTTAAGACCTTGTGTTGTGACAGCCCAACAATGGGCTTTTAGTATCTGAGTAATGATCAAAGGATTTATATATTCAGGTTTAGTTTGGTGGTATATTAGAGGGGATAGTTGGATGAAGGCCTAGCATTTGAGGATAAATCCCATCATTCTCATTTGTTGACTAATTTATGGGGGATGAATATTTGAGATTTGGCTTGCAATGAGTAGTACAATCACTGTGGCCGATGGTGCAACTTCTTATATATTAGATTGCCAACATGATTGCTTTTTGCTCTGACATACCCCTGAGATACTCTTTTATGCTCAATTTCATGTTTTCCCTTTTCCACCTCCTATGCTGCTCATTGTTGCATTTGTTTAACTACTCTTTTGACTTCATAACTTGTTTTTAGCTTGCAAATTTTTTTGCCGTGCTTTAATGGGTTATTTGAAGTTTTTTCATTTGCTCAAAGCTCAAAGTCAGTCGTCATGGAAAAAGCATAACATATTTCCCCTCGTTAACCCACCTAGTGAAGATAAAAAAGTAGTAAGTAGGGGGATATGggttgtggggggggggggggtttggatATTCATTATATGTCTGAATAGATATTTAACTTCTCTCCAATTTTCATCTGgattaaaaattatttcttcctgtCTACATGCACAGATATTTCAGTTC
This portion of the Lycium ferocissimum isolate CSIRO_LF1 chromosome 1, AGI_CSIRO_Lferr_CH_V1, whole genome shotgun sequence genome encodes:
- the LOC132066293 gene encoding uncharacterized WD repeat-containing protein C2A9.03-like; this translates as MRMRVDQSDYMEEVTDSSDEFEGDLDNEDTNLDDDDMPTKVTDTSAAQARKGKDIQGITWEGLNVTRESYRLTRLEQYRNYENIPSSGEAVDKECKQVEKGGNFYEFFYNARSVKPTILHFQLRNLVWATSKHDVYLISNDSLMHWSSISRNLSEVVNFSGHIVPTEKHAGSLLEGLTQTQISTMAVKNRFVVAGGFQGELICKSLDKPGVSFCARTTYEDNAITNAIEIYESVSCGPRFMAANNDCGVREYDMEKFQQMNHFCFPWPVNHTSMSPDSKLFTVVGDDLDGLLVDSRNGKTVASIVGHLDYSFACAWHPDGRTFATGNQDKTCRIWDLRNLSSSTAILKGNIGAARSIRFSSDGRFLVVAEPADFVHIYSTESDYKKRQEIDLFGEISGVSLSPDDVSLYIGIWDRTYGSLLEYNRRHSCKYLDSFA